From Streptomyces sp. NBC_01754, a single genomic window includes:
- a CDS encoding NAD-dependent succinate-semialdehyde dehydrogenase: protein MSDQRKSSFATVDPYTGETLVEFPAIEGQEVDSVLETAGHAFDAWRIRPIRERAEMIGRAAEMMRERKEPLAQLLTLEMGKLISEARGEVDLAASILSYYAEHGPGFAAHEPLDVDEGEAYLVNEPLGVLLGVMPWNFPLYQVVRFAGPNLVLGNTVLVKHAGICPQSALALESLFRDAGAPEGVYTNLFVSHDEVSRVIDSPVVRGASLTGSERAGAQVAERAGRNMKPSLLELGGSDVFIVLDGEGLERTVGAAVAGRMANTGQSCVASKRFIVLADVYDDFVEGMRRGFEALEPGDPSDEATTLGPLSSEKAASDLAEQIRETVEQGAELVIGGHRIDRPGAFVEPTIITGVKPGMRAYAEELFGPAAVIHRVEDEDEAVALANDSTYGLGGSVFCADVERGRRVAERVETGMVWVNHPTSTQADLPFGGIKRSGYGRELSKLGMREFVNRKLVRVLPPDAELHAIAG from the coding sequence ATGTCGGATCAGCGCAAGAGCTCGTTCGCCACCGTCGACCCTTACACCGGGGAAACCCTCGTGGAGTTCCCGGCCATCGAAGGCCAGGAGGTCGACTCCGTCCTCGAAACCGCAGGTCACGCGTTCGACGCATGGCGTATACGGCCGATCCGGGAACGCGCCGAGATGATCGGGCGCGCGGCCGAGATGATGAGGGAGCGCAAGGAGCCACTGGCCCAGCTCCTCACCCTGGAGATGGGCAAACTGATCTCCGAGGCCCGCGGAGAGGTGGATCTGGCCGCGTCGATCCTCTCGTACTACGCGGAACACGGTCCCGGCTTCGCGGCACACGAACCGCTCGACGTCGACGAGGGGGAGGCCTATCTCGTCAACGAGCCGCTCGGCGTCCTCCTCGGAGTCATGCCGTGGAACTTCCCGCTGTACCAGGTGGTGCGTTTCGCGGGCCCGAACCTGGTCCTCGGCAACACCGTCCTGGTCAAGCACGCCGGGATCTGCCCGCAGTCCGCACTCGCCCTGGAGTCGCTGTTCCGCGACGCGGGGGCGCCCGAGGGCGTCTACACCAACCTGTTCGTGAGCCACGACGAGGTCTCACGTGTCATCGACAGCCCCGTCGTACGCGGCGCCTCCCTGACCGGGAGCGAGCGGGCTGGTGCCCAGGTGGCCGAACGGGCCGGGCGCAACATGAAGCCCAGTCTGCTGGAGCTGGGCGGGAGCGATGTCTTCATCGTCCTGGACGGAGAAGGGCTGGAGCGTACGGTCGGTGCGGCGGTGGCCGGCCGGATGGCGAACACCGGGCAGAGCTGTGTGGCGTCGAAGCGGTTCATCGTGCTGGCGGACGTCTACGACGACTTCGTCGAGGGGATGCGCCGCGGGTTCGAGGCCCTCGAACCCGGCGACCCGTCGGACGAGGCCACCACCCTGGGCCCCCTCTCGTCCGAGAAGGCGGCGTCGGACCTGGCCGAGCAGATCCGCGAGACCGTGGAGCAAGGTGCGGAACTGGTCATCGGCGGCCACCGGATCGACCGCCCTGGGGCCTTCGTCGAACCGACGATCATCACCGGGGTCAAGCCCGGAATGCGGGCCTACGCGGAGGAACTCTTCGGCCCCGCCGCGGTGATCCACCGGGTCGAGGACGAGGACGAAGCCGTCGCCCTCGCCAACGACAGCACGTACGGTCTCGGCGGATCCGTCTTCTGCGCGGATGTGGAGCGGGGCCGCCGGGTGGCCGAACGCGTGGAGACCGGCATGGTGTGGGTCAATCACCCGACCTCGACGCAGGCGGACCTGCCCTTCGGCGGGATCAAGAGGTCCGGCTACGGACGTGAGCTGTCGAAACTCGGCATGCGGGAATTCGTCAACCGCAAGCTCGTGCGCGTCCTGCCGCCCGACGCGGAGTTGCACGCCATCGCCGGCTGA
- a CDS encoding metallophosphoesterase family protein → MSPPMPPAPRPSDGRGRLLAVSDLHVGIADNRPVADRLRPSSDEDWLIVAGDVAEQAEEVERALEVLAGRFAHVVWTPGNHELWTLEKDPVRLRGQERYAHLVRVCGELGVTTPEDPYPRWQGVDGPVAVAPVFLLYDYTFRAPGTATKEESLARAYEAGVVCTDEYLLHPDPYPSRDAWCRERVALTEQRLAAHDPDVPLVIAGHWPLVREPTSVMWHPEFAQWCGTELTADWHRRFNVAAVVYGHLHIPRTTWYDGVRFEEVSIGYPREWRERGHPRGLLRQILPLDGIREPSPVKDGAR, encoded by the coding sequence ATGAGCCCGCCGATGCCTCCCGCCCCCCGTCCGTCGGACGGCCGGGGCCGGCTCCTCGCCGTAAGTGACCTGCACGTCGGAATCGCCGACAACCGTCCCGTCGCCGACCGGTTGCGCCCGTCCTCCGACGAGGACTGGCTCATCGTCGCGGGCGACGTGGCGGAGCAGGCCGAAGAGGTCGAGCGGGCGCTGGAAGTGCTGGCCGGCCGGTTCGCACACGTGGTGTGGACACCTGGCAACCACGAACTCTGGACCCTGGAGAAGGACCCCGTACGACTGCGCGGACAGGAACGCTACGCCCACCTCGTCCGGGTGTGCGGTGAGCTCGGTGTGACGACGCCCGAGGACCCGTACCCGCGGTGGCAGGGGGTGGACGGCCCCGTGGCGGTCGCACCCGTCTTCCTCCTGTACGACTACACCTTCAGGGCGCCGGGCACGGCCACCAAGGAGGAGTCCCTGGCACGCGCGTACGAGGCGGGCGTCGTCTGCACCGACGAGTACCTGCTCCACCCCGACCCCTACCCGTCCCGGGACGCCTGGTGCCGGGAACGGGTCGCTCTCACCGAACAGCGCCTGGCCGCCCACGATCCCGACGTCCCGCTCGTGATCGCGGGTCACTGGCCGCTGGTGCGCGAACCCACCTCCGTCATGTGGCACCCGGAGTTCGCGCAGTGGTGTGGCACCGAACTGACGGCCGACTGGCACCGTCGCTTCAACGTCGCCGCCGTCGTCTACGGCCACCTCCACATCCCCCGTACGACCTGGTACGACGGGGTGCGGTTCGAGGAGGTGTCGATCGGCTATCCCAGGGAGTGGCGGGAACGCGGGCACCCACGCGGCCTGTTGCGGCAGATCCTTCCGCTCGACGGCATACGTGAGCCCTCGCCCGTGAAGGACGGTGCGCGGTGA
- a CDS encoding 4'-phosphopantetheinyl transferase family protein: MIERLLPAYVACEDTHDTGTAEAGLYPEEAELVARSVDRRRHEFAAVRACARRAMATLGIPPAPVLRGHRGMPLWPGGTVGSMTHCDGYRAAVLARASDVRGLGIDAEPDATLPPDVWPVVSLPSERRRLTPDARATSLHWDRLLFSAKESVFKAWFPLTRTELDFLEAEVRFDREDETATEGTFTAELLRTAPGVPPVFEGKWLVGNGFVVTAVLLPLR; this comes from the coding sequence GTGATCGAACGGCTGCTCCCCGCGTACGTCGCGTGCGAGGACACCCATGACACGGGCACCGCCGAGGCGGGGCTGTACCCGGAGGAAGCGGAACTAGTGGCGCGTAGCGTCGACCGCCGGCGGCACGAATTCGCCGCCGTGCGGGCCTGCGCCAGACGTGCGATGGCCACGCTCGGAATCCCTCCGGCGCCTGTGCTGCGCGGCCACCGCGGTATGCCGCTGTGGCCCGGGGGGACCGTCGGCAGCATGACGCACTGCGACGGCTACCGCGCGGCGGTCCTCGCCCGTGCATCCGACGTGCGGGGCCTCGGCATCGACGCCGAACCGGACGCGACGCTGCCGCCCGACGTGTGGCCGGTCGTCTCGTTGCCCTCGGAACGGCGACGGCTCACCCCCGACGCGCGCGCCACGTCGCTGCACTGGGACAGGCTGCTCTTCAGCGCGAAGGAGAGCGTCTTCAAGGCGTGGTTCCCGCTCACCCGCACCGAACTCGACTTCCTGGAGGCCGAGGTGCGCTTCGACCGGGAGGACGAGACCGCGACCGAGGGCACCTTCACGGCGGAACTGCTGCGCACCGCGCCAGGGGTGCCACCCGTCTTCGAGGGCAAGTGGCTGGTCGGGAACGGCTTCGTCGTGACGGCGGTCCTGCTCCCGTTGCGCTGA